Below is a genomic region from Paenibacillus rhizovicinus.
CTGCTTTAGTGCCACTTCACGACGTCCGCATAAGGCAGGAAGGTGCGTTCGCCCGGCGTCTCGGCCGGCCGCCCGTAAGGCATCTGAGCAACGAGTGCCCAGTCGTCCGGAATTTCCCACTCGCGCATGACCTTCTCGTCGATGATCGGGTTATAGTGCTGCAGCGATGCGGCAAGGCCCTGTTCGGTCAAGCCGAGCCAGACGGCGTACTGCAGAATGGCGCTTCCTTGCTGCGACCAATTGTGGAAGTGCGCCTGGTAGGACGGCGGCGATTTCTCCTGCGTCGTCTTGACCAGGGCTTGGTCCTCGAAGAACAGCACGGTGCCGGCTCCGGCGCGGAAGCCGTTCATGCGGTCCTGCGTCGCGCCGAATTTCTCGGCCGGTACACGGGCGCGCAATGTCTCCGTGACGATATCCCACAGCTGCTCGTGGTGCGCGCCGGTCAATACGACCAACCGGCCGCTCTGCATATTGAAGGCTGAAGGCGCATGGAGGGCAAGCTTGATGACTTCCTCGATCTGCGACCGCGGCACCTCCGGCTCGTTGGTCAGCTTGCGAATGGAACGGCGTCCTTTTACGATCTCTTCCAATGACATCTGAATCATCCTCCCTGGTTGCTCTCGCGTTCATTCCTGCTTCAAGCGTAGTCTTCTAATACTTCCCGTTGTAAAATCGTCCCCGCCACCTGCTTGACCGTCGCTTTCGCAAGCTCTGCCTCCATCGCGGTTTGTGCATGAGCCAGCGTATCTTCGAGCGCGGACGTAATATGCCGGCCTACCCGGCAAGCCGGATTGGTATCTTCATGCAGGGAGAACAAGCCTTCCTGCTGTTCCTGCCTTACCGCGCGGTACACGTCGAGCAGCGTGATTCGGTCTGCATCGCGAGTGAGCTCGGCACCGGCAACGCCGGCCGTTGTGCGGATGAGGCCTGCTTTGCTCAGCATCCCCATCATGCGCCGAATGACGACGGGATTGGTGTTGACGCTGCCCGCGATCCGCTCCGAGGTCAAGCGGGCCGGATGCGTGACATCGAGCAAGCACAAGACGTGGACGGCAACCGAAAATCGACTGCTGATGGCCATATGGACTATCCTTCCCTAATTGGTCGTTCTCTTCCTGTAATTATTATAGTTACAGCTCGGACGCGCGTCAAAGCCGAGCCCGAGCTTCGGCATGCCGCAGGCCGGGCCTTCTTCACAATCCATTCACCGCCATTTATACTGGGAGAAACAGGAAAGCGGAGCGGTGTAGGGAGGAGGGCGCGGATGCGAAGCGACAAGGGCCGGAAAATTATCGTGCTGGCAGCCCTATTGCTGCTAGTGATTACGGCGGTTTGCGCCTGGTGTCCGTGGGTCGGCCGGAGTTATGCGGCCGACAGGACGACGGCGCATTTTCGGCTGGAATGGAAAGACACGGCGGATGGATGCGGCTTCGATTGTCCCGATTGCGGCGTCAAGCAAACACGGAGAACGATGTTCGGCACGAAGGTTTCCGTTGCCTACCAATGCGGGCAGCTGCCGAGCGAGCCGGCTTCCGCAGACAACAGAACGAAAACCTATTTTGTGTCCTTCCTAGGGACTGTCCATGAATAGTTGCGGGAAGGAAGTCTTCTCTTGAATCTCTGCGTAAGTAATAGGTATCGAACGATAAAAGGAGGGTGGCTATGAGAGCGGAGGAAGTGACCGGCGTTATTCTTGCAGGCGGGCTGAGCACGCGCATGGGAAGTGACAAGGCGCTGCTGCCTGTGGCGGGCAAACCGCTTATTCGTCATTTGGCGGAAGGGATGCTGGCGCTCGGTATCCGGCGCATTGTCGTCGCTTGCGGCACGGAAGAAAGGGGGCGGGATTACGGCAACCGGCTGCAGGGGCTGCATCAAGGGCTGACGGGGGAGATTGCTTTTGCGGCTGACCGTTACCCGGGCTGCGGCCCGTTGGCCGGTTTGCATGCGGCGTTGTCCGCGATGCCGGAAGGCGGGTATGCCTTCGTCATGGCATGCGACATGCCGATGGTTTCGGCGGCGCTGTTCGACCGGCTGCGGCAGGCCGTTACTGGCACCGAGGCGTTACTCGATCCAACGCCGCAAGCCGTCTTAACGCCGAACCAGCCCTTCCATGCGCTCTACCATGCGAGCGCGCTTGGGGAGCTGGAGCCGCGGCTGGAACGAAGCGATCTGCGGGTCATGTCGCTGCTGGGCGCGCTGCGGACCATAAGGGTCGCCATATCCGAGGAGGATGAGGCGTCGGCCTTCATCAACCTGAATACGCCCGAGCTATACGAGCAGTTTGCGCGCCGCAGCGAGTAGGCTTATCTGAGAGCGAATGAGAAGGAGAGGCTGGGGCTGGCGGACGGAACTCGTCAGCATCTCAATAAAAGGCAAGGCCGTTGTCGCTGCACAACGGCCTTGCCTTTTATGTTTTTGCCGAAGTCGATGAATCAGCAGACAGACAGGCAGCGGGCAGCGTGCCGCAAGCCTCGTGCCGCAAGCCTCGTGCCGCTAAAAGCTCATCGGTTAGGATGCAATCGTGCCCTGCACATTCGCGTCGCCGCGGGCTTTGCCGCCGCTGCCGATCCAAGATTTCTTCCAAGCGCCTTGAACGAGCAGAATCAGCGTGATGCAGACGAGCGCTACGCCGCTCAGAATGAGGAAGCCCGACGAGTAAGAGCCGGTGGACAGCTTCAGGTTGCCGAGGATCTTCGGCAGGAAGTAGCCGCCAAGCCCGCCCGCGGCGCCGACGATGCCCGTGACGATGCCGATCTCGTTCTGGAAGCGGAGCGGAACGAGCTGGAACACGGAGCCGTTGCCCATGCCGAGCGCCATCATGCCGATGAACAGGAGGACCAAGATGACCGGCAGCGAGGGAAGGGACGAAATGCAGCCCATCATGATCGCGACGATGCCGTAGAGCAGGGTCAGCATGCGGAGACCGCCGACCCGGTCGGCCAGCCAGCCGCCCACTGGACGGAAGAAACTGCCGGCGATAACGCAGAGCGTGGCGAAGTCCGCCGCCCGCACCGGGCTGAGTCCGTATTGGGTGTTGAAGAAGATGGTCAAGTAATTGGACATGCCGACGAAACCGCCGAACGTCACGCAGTAGAAGATGCAGAACATCCACGTATCGCGCTGGCGCAGCACGGCGCCGTAATCGGAGAGCTTGCGCGGCGCGGGCTGGTTCGGACTGTCTTTGGCCAGCAAAGTGAAGAGGACGAA
It encodes:
- a CDS encoding nitroreductase family protein, with product MIQMSLEEIVKGRRSIRKLTNEPEVPRSQIEEVIKLALHAPSAFNMQSGRLVVLTGAHHEQLWDIVTETLRARVPAEKFGATQDRMNGFRAGAGTVLFFEDQALVKTTQEKSPPSYQAHFHNWSQQGSAILQYAVWLGLTEQGLAASLQHYNPIIDEKVMREWEIPDDWALVAQMPYGRPAETPGERTFLPYADVVKWH
- a CDS encoding Rrf2 family transcriptional regulator, coding for MAISSRFSVAVHVLCLLDVTHPARLTSERIAGSVNTNPVVIRRMMGMLSKAGLIRTTAGVAGAELTRDADRITLLDVYRAVRQEQQEGLFSLHEDTNPACRVGRHITSALEDTLAHAQTAMEAELAKATVKQVAGTILQREVLEDYA
- the mobA gene encoding molybdenum cofactor guanylyltransferase; translation: MRAEEVTGVILAGGLSTRMGSDKALLPVAGKPLIRHLAEGMLALGIRRIVVACGTEERGRDYGNRLQGLHQGLTGEIAFAADRYPGCGPLAGLHAALSAMPEGGYAFVMACDMPMVSAALFDRLRQAVTGTEALLDPTPQAVLTPNQPFHALYHASALGELEPRLERSDLRVMSLLGALRTIRVAISEEDEASAFINLNTPELYEQFARRSE
- a CDS encoding nitrate/nitrite transporter: MDRKSFLKSGHGPSLLSAFLYFDLSFMVWSLLGPLAVVIMSDYQMDAAQKANLVALPVLGGSVLRLVLGYLTDVIGPKRTGQMGLILTLVPLVWGWKFVDSLNELYIVALMLGIAGASFAAALPLASRWYPPKYQGLAMGIAGAGNSGTVFSTLFANRIAQHFGTWHVVFGLAIIPIALVFVLFTLLAKDSPNQPAPRKLSDYGAVLRQRDTWMFCIFYCVTFGGFVGMSNYLTIFFNTQYGLSPVRAADFATLCVIAGSFFRPVGGWLADRVGGLRMLTLLYGIVAIMMGCISSLPSLPVILVLLFIGMMALGMGNGSVFQLVPLRFQNEIGIVTGIVGAAGGLGGYFLPKILGNLKLSTGSYSSGFLILSGVALVCITLILLVQGAWKKSWIGSGGKARGDANVQGTIAS